One Neovison vison isolate M4711 chromosome 2, ASM_NN_V1, whole genome shotgun sequence genomic window carries:
- the UTP11 gene encoding probable U3 small nucleolar RNA-associated protein 11, with product MAAAFRKAAKSRQREHRERSQPGFRKHLGLLEKKKDYKLRADDYRKKQEYLRALRKKALEKNPDEFYYKMTRVKLQDGVHVIKETKEEVTPEQLKLMRTQDVKYIEMKRVAEAKKIERLKSELHLLDFQGKQQNKHVFFFDTKKEVEQFDVATHLRTAPELVDRVFNRPTIETLQKEKVKGVTQQTRLKRIAKERQKQYNCLTQRIEREKKLFVIAQKIQTRKDLLDKTQKVKVKKQTVNSPAIYKFQSRRKR from the exons ATGGCGGCGGCTTTTCGGAAGGCGGCTAAGTCCCGGCAGCGGGAACACCGAGAGCGAAGCCAG CCTGGCTTTCGAAAACATCTGGGCCtgttggagaaaaagaaagattacaAACTTCGTGCAGA TGACTACCGAAAAAAACAGGAATACCTCAGAGCTCTCCGGAAGAAGGCTCTTGAAAAAAATCCAGATGAATTCTACTACAAAATGACTCGGGTTAAACTCCAG GATGGAGTTCACGTTATTAAGGAGACTAAGGAGGAAGTAACTCCAGAACAACTGAAACTGATGAGAACCCAGGATGTcaaatatatagaaatgaaaaGGGTTGCGGAAGCTAAG AAAATTGAAAGACTAAAATCAGAGCTCCATCTGCTGGATTtccaggggaagcagcagaatAAGCATGTGTTTTTTTTTGACACCAAAAAGGAAG TTGAGCAGTTTGATGTTGCCACTCACCTGCGAACAGCCCCGGAACTTGTTGACAGAGTCTTTAACAGACCAACAATAGAGACTTTGCAGAAGGAGAAAGTGAAGGGGGTTACCCAGCAGACTCGACTGAAG CGGATAGctaaagaaagacaaaagcagTATAACTGCCTGACACAGCGGATTGAACGGGAGAAGAAATTGTTTGTTATTGCACAGAAAATTCAAACACGAAAAGATCTTCTG GATAAAACTCAGAAGGTGAAGGTGAAGAAACAAACCGTGAACTCTCCAGCTATTTACAAATTCCAAAGTCGTCGAAAACGTTGA